A portion of the uncultured Draconibacterium sp. genome contains these proteins:
- a CDS encoding AraC family transcriptional regulator: protein MNEYFKYLTTSKEDINWGLYLKVAGYARIKANTMYPPREHPSEYYFEWKSGRILHEFQLNYITEGAGIFENAHGKFQVKPGSLVVIFPNEWHRYRPIKKTGWVENYVGFNGYIANQLFKHPTFSSQQPVIQCGIREEIIDTYLKISDLVEKERPGYQQIASGMVVKLLGYIISFEKRKGFSGKQISKVIEEVRFLMRQDAAQEFNLEELARQHNVGYSYFRKMFKKYTGVSPGQYHLQLRIIRAKELLISTDKSIKEISLELGFQTIHYFSLIFKKKVGMNPSEFRKRLN, encoded by the coding sequence ATGAACGAGTATTTTAAATACCTAACAACAAGTAAAGAGGATATAAACTGGGGTTTATATTTAAAGGTGGCAGGTTATGCACGAATAAAAGCCAATACCATGTATCCGCCGCGGGAACATCCCTCGGAATATTATTTTGAATGGAAAAGCGGACGAATACTGCATGAATTTCAACTGAATTATATAACCGAAGGTGCCGGCATATTTGAAAATGCACATGGTAAATTCCAGGTTAAACCGGGAAGTTTGGTCGTTATTTTCCCCAACGAATGGCACCGTTACCGCCCCATAAAAAAAACCGGATGGGTAGAAAATTATGTTGGTTTTAACGGTTATATTGCCAACCAACTTTTTAAACACCCAACATTTTCGTCGCAACAACCGGTTATTCAATGTGGCATTCGCGAAGAAATTATTGATACCTATTTAAAAATCAGCGACCTGGTTGAAAAAGAACGGCCGGGTTACCAGCAAATCGCTTCGGGTATGGTAGTAAAACTGCTGGGGTATATTATTTCATTCGAAAAACGAAAAGGATTCTCCGGAAAACAGATCTCGAAAGTAATTGAAGAAGTGAGATTTTTAATGCGGCAAGATGCTGCCCAAGAGTTCAATTTAGAGGAATTGGCACGCCAGCACAATGTTGGCTACTCTTATTTTCGGAAGATGTTTAAAAAATACACAGGCGTTTCTCCGGGGCAATATCATTTACAACTTCGGATAATCCGAGCGAAAGAATTACTAATTTCTACTGATAAAAGTATTAAAGAGATTAGTTTGGAACTGGGCTTTCAAACCATTCATTACTTCAGTTTAATCTTTAAAAAAAAGGTTGGAATGAATCCTTCAGAGTTTCGTAAACGACTGAATTAA
- a CDS encoding LytTR family DNA-binding domain-containing protein, with amino-acid sequence MTKKIRCIIVDDEPMAREILENHLRKIETVEIVASCKNAIEAFNVISSQPVDLVFLDINMPEISGLSFAKSINNSVKVIFTTAYREYAVDGFDLQAVDYLLKPISFGRLMQSINKYLSENQQMTLEEPAKIEPEKSESIFVRSDRKMIKINFPEILYIESLADYIKIHLVDKTIVTRETISSIEAKLPQQDFLRVHRSFIVAVNAINSFTTEIIEIGKKQIPVSRSYKEAVLKKLQ; translated from the coding sequence ATGACTAAAAAAATTCGATGCATAATAGTTGATGACGAGCCAATGGCACGCGAAATTCTGGAGAATCATCTTCGGAAAATCGAAACGGTTGAAATTGTTGCGTCGTGCAAAAATGCCATCGAGGCTTTTAATGTGATCAGCAGTCAGCCGGTGGATTTGGTTTTTCTCGATATAAATATGCCGGAGATTTCTGGCTTGTCGTTTGCCAAATCGATTAACAACTCAGTGAAAGTAATATTTACGACGGCTTATCGCGAGTATGCGGTGGATGGTTTTGATTTGCAGGCAGTGGATTACTTACTAAAACCCATATCGTTTGGCCGGCTGATGCAAAGTATCAATAAATACCTCAGCGAAAATCAGCAGATGACATTGGAGGAGCCAGCCAAAATCGAGCCTGAAAAAAGCGAATCGATCTTTGTGCGCTCCGACCGAAAAATGATAAAAATAAATTTCCCGGAGATTCTCTATATCGAAAGTCTTGCCGACTATATAAAGATCCACTTAGTTGACAAAACCATTGTTACCCGCGAAACCATCTCCAGCATTGAAGCCAAATTACCACAACAGGATTTTCTGCGTGTGCACCGCTCATTTATTGTGGCCGTAAATGCAATCAATTCGTTTACTACCGAAATCATTGAAATTGGTAAAAAGCAAATTCCTGTAAGTCGCAGTTATAAAGAAGCAGTGCTGAAAAAACTTCAATAG
- a CDS encoding NUDIX domain-containing protein — translation MTAKHHLQVSELLDHISLDCVIFGFHDNELKVLLLRLKHTKAYGLPGGFLKHNETLEQAAERTLKERTGLDNIFLKQFKVFSDPDRDKPQKPNPDFLKNEPPEVVEFFKKRFISVGFYALVEFSKVNPQPDALSEGCEWMSPFADVEMFIDHKNIIENALTTLRIQLNQQPIGLKLLPRKFTMPQLQKLYETILGRELDRRNFQRKILSYKILTKLNERKTGGAHKAPFLYEFNRESYKRALEDGLSGIW, via the coding sequence TTGACGGCTAAACATCATCTTCAGGTTTCAGAGTTACTTGACCACATCTCTCTTGATTGTGTAATATTTGGATTTCACGACAACGAATTAAAGGTTTTATTGCTTCGTTTAAAACACACCAAGGCGTATGGTTTACCGGGTGGATTTTTAAAGCACAACGAAACCCTGGAACAGGCAGCCGAGCGAACCTTAAAAGAACGCACCGGGCTTGATAACATTTTCCTGAAACAGTTTAAGGTATTTAGCGATCCGGACCGGGATAAACCTCAAAAACCGAATCCCGATTTTTTAAAAAATGAGCCACCGGAAGTTGTTGAATTTTTCAAAAAACGTTTTATATCGGTTGGTTTTTATGCGCTGGTTGAATTTTCGAAAGTAAATCCGCAACCCGATGCACTTTCTGAAGGCTGCGAGTGGATGAGTCCTTTTGCCGATGTAGAGATGTTTATCGACCATAAAAATATAATTGAAAACGCTCTGACAACACTACGCATACAGCTTAACCAGCAACCTATTGGGTTAAAATTACTGCCACGAAAGTTTACCATGCCGCAGTTGCAAAAGCTATACGAAACGATTTTAGGGAGAGAACTCGACCGAAGAAACTTTCAACGAAAAATATTGTCGTATAAAATTCTGACCAAACTAAACGAACGGAAAACAGGAGGAGCCCATAAAGCACCGTTTCTGTATGAATTTAACCGCGAGAGTTATAAAAGAGCCTTGGAAGATGGCTTAAGTGGCATTTGGTAA
- the rhaT gene encoding L-rhamnose/proton symporter RhaT — MNFIIGLAIIAVGSFGQSSSYVPINKVKNWSWESFWLTQGVFAWLVFPLLGALLAVPAGHSLGEILTSGNGAIWKTMGYGVLWGVGGLTFGLSMRYLGVALGQSISLGTCSAFGTIIPALMEGTDLFHGKGLVLLIAVSIAIAGIAIIGYAGSLRAKNMSEEDRKAAVKDFALGKGLLVALLAGVMSACFSLGLAAGQPIADAAAQMGSKVLFVTLPATLLVTMGGFLTNAIYCLYQNVKNKTIKDYISVPANVLVNNLLFCALAGVLWYSQFFGLGVGKSFFEEGSIIMVFSWSILMSLNVTFSNVWGIILKEWKGVGAKTWTILIIGLIILIFSTFVINF; from the coding sequence ATGAATTTTATAATTGGATTGGCGATTATCGCTGTCGGAAGTTTTGGGCAATCGAGCTCATACGTCCCAATTAACAAGGTTAAAAATTGGTCGTGGGAAAGCTTCTGGTTAACACAAGGCGTTTTTGCCTGGTTGGTATTTCCTTTACTTGGTGCTTTATTGGCAGTTCCTGCCGGTCATTCGCTTGGCGAAATTCTTACAAGCGGTAATGGCGCAATCTGGAAAACAATGGGTTATGGTGTGCTTTGGGGAGTTGGTGGTCTTACCTTCGGGTTAAGTATGCGCTACCTGGGCGTTGCGCTGGGCCAGTCAATTTCGTTGGGTACCTGTTCTGCATTCGGAACAATTATTCCGGCACTTATGGAGGGAACCGATCTTTTTCATGGAAAAGGTTTGGTGCTGTTAATTGCTGTAAGTATTGCTATTGCAGGTATCGCTATTATTGGTTATGCCGGTAGTTTGCGTGCTAAAAACATGTCGGAAGAGGATCGAAAAGCTGCTGTTAAAGATTTTGCTTTGGGAAAAGGATTGCTGGTTGCGTTGCTTGCCGGTGTAATGAGTGCTTGTTTTAGTCTTGGTTTGGCAGCCGGTCAGCCAATTGCAGATGCTGCTGCGCAAATGGGATCGAAAGTATTATTTGTAACCTTGCCTGCTACCTTGCTGGTAACTATGGGCGGATTTCTTACCAATGCGATTTATTGTCTGTATCAAAATGTAAAAAACAAAACCATTAAAGATTATATTTCTGTTCCGGCAAATGTGCTGGTAAATAACCTGCTTTTTTGCGCGCTTGCAGGAGTATTGTGGTATTCTCAATTCTTCGGCCTTGGTGTTGGAAAAAGCTTTTTCGAAGAAGGCAGTATAATTATGGTATTCTCGTGGAGTATCCTCATGTCGCTAAACGTTACATTCAGTAATGTTTGGGGAATTATTCTGAAAGAATGGAAAGGTGTTGGAGCTAAAACATGGACAATCCTGATCATCGGATTGATTATTCTCATTTTCTCAACTTTCGTAATCAACTTCTAA
- a CDS encoding class II aldolase/adducin family protein has protein sequence MRKLNTKWMHPRDQIIMIIDKIYKGGLTTTSGGNISIIDENGDVWVTPSAIDKGTLRASDIVCVKKDGTIEGRHKPSSEYPFHIAIYKCRPEITAVIHAHPPALVSFSIVRQIPDTNVIPQAKHVCGPIGYAPYALPGSNELGDVIADEFAKGVNAVIMENHGTVVGGSDLSDAYQRFETMEFCARTLINGSTIGKPNYLTDDQIDAFENQIPRLLPEMKKVEHPSDERAIREMIQRIVLRACDQGMMISSYGTVSVRWKGDDFLITPTNVARWDIQLKDIVQIKNGKREPGKIPSRSTWLHQEIYKRFPHVNSIILTQTPYLMAYSVTGEKIDVRTIPESWIFLQDIPNVPFGSHFAGEETILNTLGENTPAVIINNDSVLVTGDKLLGTFDKLEVAEFSAKSLTMGASLGKLVPINEEQIEDLRKKFLS, from the coding sequence ATGAGAAAATTGAATACGAAATGGATGCATCCGCGCGACCAGATCATCATGATTATTGATAAGATTTACAAGGGTGGATTGACAACAACTTCCGGTGGTAATATCTCGATAATCGACGAAAATGGAGATGTGTGGGTAACGCCTTCAGCCATTGATAAAGGAACGTTGCGTGCCTCGGATATTGTTTGTGTGAAAAAAGACGGAACCATCGAGGGACGTCATAAACCTTCGTCGGAATACCCGTTTCATATTGCCATTTATAAATGCCGTCCGGAGATCACGGCTGTAATTCACGCGCATCCGCCGGCATTGGTTTCTTTTAGTATCGTTCGTCAAATTCCTGATACCAATGTGATTCCGCAGGCAAAACATGTTTGTGGCCCAATTGGTTATGCGCCTTACGCTTTGCCTGGAAGTAATGAATTGGGCGATGTAATTGCCGATGAGTTTGCCAAAGGGGTAAACGCCGTAATTATGGAAAACCATGGAACCGTTGTGGGCGGAAGCGATTTAAGTGATGCGTATCAGCGTTTCGAGACCATGGAGTTTTGTGCCCGTACCTTGATAAATGGAAGTACAATTGGCAAACCCAATTATTTAACGGATGACCAGATCGATGCTTTTGAAAATCAGATTCCAAGATTGCTGCCCGAGATGAAGAAGGTGGAGCATCCATCCGATGAGCGTGCCATTCGCGAAATGATACAACGCATTGTTTTACGTGCCTGCGATCAGGGAATGATGATCAGTTCGTATGGAACAGTTTCGGTGCGCTGGAAAGGAGATGATTTCCTGATTACGCCAACCAATGTGGCGCGTTGGGATATTCAGTTAAAAGATATTGTGCAGATCAAAAACGGGAAGCGCGAACCCGGAAAAATTCCGAGTCGTTCTACCTGGCTGCACCAGGAAATTTACAAGCGTTTCCCGCACGTAAATTCCATTATTCTTACGCAAACACCTTACCTGATGGCTTACAGTGTAACAGGTGAAAAAATTGATGTTCGCACTATTCCGGAGAGCTGGATCTTCCTGCAAGACATTCCGAATGTACCGTTTGGTTCGCACTTTGCCGGCGAGGAAACCATTTTAAATACCTTGGGAGAAAATACACCGGCAGTGATCATTAACAATGATTCGGTACTGGTAACCGGCGATAAGTTGTTGGGAACATTCGATAAATTGGAAGTTGCCGAGTTTAGTGCCAAATCACTGACGATGGGAGCATCACTTGGTAAACTTGTTCCTATAAATGAGGAGCAGATTGAAGATTTAAGAAAGAAATTTTTATCGTAA
- a CDS encoding ABC transporter ATP-binding protein, with the protein MVDLLDAMDKPVETYSKGMKMRLNFIRAIQHDPDILFFDEPTTGLDPVNAHKIKQHILDLKNRGKTIFVTTHSMETADGICDRVSFIVDGKLVLTDTPRNLKSSYGKEAVKVDLKNGRTEEFPLKDLGVNPQFLDFLKEDEVKRIHTLEATLEEVFIRVTGKSLDHE; encoded by the coding sequence ATGGTTGATCTGCTGGATGCCATGGATAAGCCGGTTGAGACATATTCGAAAGGAATGAAAATGCGCCTGAATTTTATTCGCGCCATTCAGCACGATCCTGATATTTTGTTTTTTGATGAGCCAACCACCGGCCTCGATCCGGTAAATGCACACAAAATTAAGCAGCATATCCTGGACCTGAAAAACCGTGGAAAAACCATTTTTGTAACTACACACAGCATGGAAACTGCCGATGGAATTTGCGATCGTGTGTCGTTTATTGTGGATGGTAAACTGGTACTCACCGACACTCCGCGCAACCTGAAAAGCAGTTACGGGAAAGAAGCTGTTAAGGTTGATTTGAAAAATGGCCGTACAGAAGAGTTTCCGTTGAAAGATCTTGGTGTAAATCCGCAATTTCTGGACTTTCTAAAAGAGGATGAGGTGAAGCGCATTCATACGCTTGAAGCTACTTTGGAAGAGGTTTTTATTCGTGTAACCGGAAAATCGCTCGATCATGAATAG
- a CDS encoding L-rhamnose isomerase — translation MSESIKKAYELAKEQYAAIGVDTEAALKKMSELTISLHCWQTDDVGGFETPDATLSGGGIQTTGNYPGKAKSVADVRQDLEKVMSLLPGNQRVNLHAIYGEFGGEMVDRDQIELKHFQGWIDWCKEQGIGMDFNGTFFAHPNAADGFTLSSKDEKIRQFWVEHLKRCRAISAEAGKQLGTPCVHNTWVPDGSKDTPIDRNGYRTLLQKSLDEGMATKYPKEHMKDAVESKTFGIGLESMTVGSNEFYVGYAVKNNILMCIDNGHYHPTEIAGDKISAVLQYVDGLLLHVTRPVRWDSDHVVTLNEEIQLIASEIVRNDFMSRVNVGLDFFDASINRIGAYVTGTRAAQKAFLIAMLEPTKDLVAVEEAGRNFERLAMLEELKTMPFSAVWDYYCLQEGVPTGMGYISEIQEYEKDVLLKR, via the coding sequence ATGAGTGAATCAATCAAAAAAGCCTATGAACTGGCTAAAGAGCAATATGCCGCCATTGGTGTAGATACTGAAGCAGCGTTGAAAAAAATGAGTGAATTAACCATTTCACTTCACTGTTGGCAAACAGATGATGTTGGTGGTTTTGAAACTCCCGATGCAACACTTTCAGGAGGTGGTATTCAAACAACAGGTAACTACCCTGGCAAAGCAAAATCAGTAGCCGATGTTCGTCAGGATCTTGAAAAAGTAATGTCATTACTCCCGGGTAACCAGCGTGTAAATCTGCATGCTATTTATGGTGAGTTTGGTGGCGAAATGGTTGATCGTGATCAAATTGAATTGAAACACTTCCAGGGGTGGATAGATTGGTGTAAAGAACAAGGAATAGGTATGGATTTTAACGGTACTTTCTTTGCCCACCCGAATGCAGCCGATGGTTTTACATTGTCAAGCAAAGACGAAAAAATCCGTCAGTTTTGGGTAGAACACCTAAAACGTTGCCGTGCTATTTCTGCAGAAGCAGGAAAACAACTGGGAACTCCTTGTGTACACAATACATGGGTGCCTGACGGATCAAAAGATACACCTATCGACAGAAACGGATATCGCACGTTGTTGCAAAAGTCGCTTGATGAAGGCATGGCTACAAAGTACCCAAAAGAGCACATGAAAGACGCTGTTGAAAGTAAAACTTTCGGTATCGGTTTGGAATCGATGACAGTTGGTTCAAACGAATTTTATGTGGGGTATGCAGTAAAGAATAATATTTTAATGTGTATCGATAACGGTCACTATCACCCAACAGAAATTGCAGGCGATAAAATTTCTGCAGTTCTTCAATATGTTGACGGTTTGTTGCTTCACGTAACCCGTCCGGTACGTTGGGACTCTGACCACGTTGTAACATTGAATGAAGAAATTCAGTTAATTGCTTCAGAAATTGTACGTAATGATTTTATGAGCCGTGTAAATGTAGGTCTCGATTTCTTCGATGCATCTATCAACCGTATTGGTGCTTATGTAACAGGTACCCGTGCTGCACAAAAAGCATTCTTAATTGCAATGTTAGAGCCAACTAAAGATTTGGTAGCAGTTGAGGAAGCAGGTCGGAATTTCGAGCGTTTGGCAATGTTGGAAGAACTGAAAACAATGCCATTCAGCGCTGTTTGGGATTACTACTGCTTGCAGGAAGGTGTTCCAACGGGAATGGGTTATATTTCTGAGATTCAGGAATACGAAAAGGATGTTTTATTAAAAAGATAA
- a CDS encoding FGGY family carbohydrate kinase has protein sequence MTEVIAVFDIGKTNKKILLFDSNFKVVKQHEEKFPVITDDDGFECDDIDLITSWISKSLEEIVAGDAYHLKGVNFSTYGASLMFLDENGHRLTPVYNYLKEVSASIAEDLFAKYGGKNEFCRKTASPALGLLLNSGIQTLWLKQEKPDVYNKAKSVLHFPQYLSYTLSNEIVSEPTSIGCHTFMWDFDQMKYHQWITDNEIALPEPINNDVVFLADVAGKEVKVGTGIHDSSASLVPYLKASPAKFILVSTGTWCINMNPYNEEPLTASELEQDCLCFLTPNKEQVKSSRLFMGHFHEVWAEKLSKHFNVAGDSFKTVKNDEKLVADLLNKYGDTSVYFPNGKESFEEGLKVVDLSVFANYEEAYTKLMIDLTALCITSINLVVPENDDAEILYVSGGFARNPIFIELLKASFPAKKVLISEIDNSSALGAAMVISDTLSEADVAKLDLGIRE, from the coding sequence ATGACCGAAGTAATAGCTGTATTCGACATAGGAAAAACCAACAAAAAAATATTGTTATTTGATAGCAATTTCAAAGTTGTAAAACAACACGAAGAGAAGTTTCCGGTGATAACCGACGATGACGGATTTGAGTGCGACGACATTGATTTGATAACATCGTGGATAAGCAAAAGCCTGGAAGAAATTGTTGCCGGCGATGCGTATCATTTGAAAGGAGTAAACTTTTCAACTTACGGTGCATCGTTGATGTTTTTGGATGAAAACGGGCATCGACTTACACCGGTTTACAACTATTTAAAAGAGGTTTCGGCGTCGATTGCAGAAGATCTTTTTGCGAAGTACGGCGGTAAAAATGAATTTTGCAGAAAAACCGCCAGTCCGGCTTTAGGCTTGTTACTAAACTCGGGAATCCAAACATTGTGGCTAAAACAAGAGAAGCCGGATGTGTACAATAAGGCAAAATCAGTGTTGCATTTCCCGCAATATTTGTCGTACACTTTATCAAACGAAATTGTATCGGAGCCTACATCAATTGGTTGTCATACCTTTATGTGGGATTTCGATCAAATGAAATACCATCAGTGGATTACTGATAACGAAATTGCTTTGCCGGAACCAATTAATAACGATGTTGTTTTTCTGGCTGATGTGGCAGGAAAAGAAGTAAAAGTGGGTACCGGAATCCACGATAGTTCAGCATCGTTGGTGCCTTATTTAAAAGCCAGTCCGGCAAAATTTATACTTGTTTCAACAGGAACATGGTGCATCAACATGAATCCATATAACGAAGAGCCCTTAACTGCCAGTGAGCTGGAGCAGGATTGTTTGTGTTTCTTAACTCCAAATAAAGAGCAGGTGAAATCTTCGCGTTTGTTCATGGGACATTTTCATGAGGTTTGGGCCGAAAAACTGTCCAAGCATTTTAATGTTGCCGGCGATTCATTTAAGACCGTAAAAAATGATGAAAAACTGGTGGCTGATCTTTTGAACAAATACGGCGATACCTCCGTATATTTTCCCAATGGCAAGGAAAGTTTTGAGGAAGGTTTGAAGGTGGTTGACCTGAGTGTTTTTGCGAATTACGAGGAAGCTTACACCAAGTTGATGATCGACCTGACGGCGCTTTGTATAACAAGCATTAATCTGGTTGTTCCTGAGAATGATGATGCCGAGATTCTTTATGTTTCAGGTGGATTTGCGCGTAATCCGATTTTTATCGAGTTGCTGAAAGCGAGTTTCCCTGCTAAAAAAGTTCTGATCTCAGAAATTGACAATTCCAGTGCGCTTGGTGCTGCAATGGTGATTTCCGATACTTTGTCGGAGGCCGATGTTGCGAAACTCGATCTCGGAATTCGGGAGTAA
- a CDS encoding TetR/AcrR family transcriptional regulator, with protein MPKETFIKLKEEKKKQITDAFLREFAVKTYDEASISMVVKQLRIAKGSVYQYFDDKLDLFMYLLGESVAVKTRYTGSLKRENYADFWAYFSDLYEYGFQFDDENPLQSHFLHNLTQNLNSLSIKHLYNDLLSQVVTGFETMADYEVQNGFFRSDIPVKTQGFVLYKLGVSIQEQLEVTGIINPKESIEKQQPVYFGKKDELMQVVADYIKLARPAFNKN; from the coding sequence ATGCCAAAAGAAACATTTATAAAGCTAAAAGAAGAAAAGAAAAAGCAGATTACAGATGCTTTTTTGAGGGAGTTTGCCGTGAAGACTTACGACGAAGCTTCCATTTCGATGGTGGTGAAACAGTTGAGAATTGCCAAAGGAAGCGTTTACCAGTATTTTGATGATAAGCTTGATTTGTTTATGTATTTGTTAGGTGAATCAGTGGCCGTAAAGACCAGGTATACCGGTTCGTTAAAAAGAGAGAACTACGCTGACTTTTGGGCGTATTTTTCTGATTTGTACGAGTACGGATTTCAATTTGATGATGAAAATCCCTTGCAAAGTCATTTTTTGCATAACCTTACACAAAATCTCAATTCGCTTTCCATAAAACATTTATACAACGACTTGCTTTCGCAGGTGGTAACCGGATTTGAAACAATGGCTGATTATGAAGTGCAAAACGGATTTTTCCGTAGCGATATTCCGGTAAAAACGCAGGGATTCGTTTTGTACAAACTGGGTGTCAGTATTCAGGAGCAACTGGAAGTGACAGGAATAATCAATCCTAAAGAAAGTATTGAAAAGCAGCAACCGGTTTATTTCGGTAAAAAGGACGAATTGATGCAGGTTGTTGCCGATTATATAAAACTGGCCAGGCCGGCTTTTAACAAAAACTAA
- a CDS encoding ATP-binding cassette domain-containing protein yields MIQVENLVFQYPGNDGPTLKGLNFSIAKGEIFGFLGPSGAGKSTAQKVLYKILEGYKGQVNIDGKNLSEWNNSYFERIGVGFELPNHYLKLTGKKTWSCLLLFIQMVNKKTALNFLKWLICWMPWISRLRHIRKE; encoded by the coding sequence ATGATACAGGTTGAAAATTTGGTGTTTCAATACCCCGGAAACGATGGCCCAACATTAAAAGGCCTCAATTTTTCCATAGCAAAGGGTGAGATATTTGGTTTTCTGGGGCCTTCGGGAGCCGGGAAAAGTACCGCGCAAAAAGTGTTGTATAAAATTCTGGAAGGCTACAAAGGACAGGTGAATATCGATGGGAAAAATCTTTCGGAGTGGAACAATTCGTATTTCGAACGCATTGGTGTTGGCTTTGAGTTGCCTAATCATTACCTGAAATTAACGGGAAAAAAAACCTGGAGCTGTTTGCTGCTTTTTATCCAAATGGTAAACAAAAAAACAGCGCTGAACTTTTTGAAATGGTTGATCTGCTGGATGCCATGGATAAGCCGGTTGAGACATATTCGAAAGGAATGA
- a CDS encoding GntR family transcriptional regulator, translated as MRLSKNLPQYKVVYEIIRKHISDGVYLKGDILPSENELCAVHQTTRPTIRKALDRLVHEGYIKKKQGKGSIVMGVPQGVGILSLSGTTSAVGQENLITEIIVKPEIRQWDTSNLAYPLLNNEEEFGCIYFERLRIMNKQPVFYDITMMPNINLRRFISRNLENKSLFNILRTMYDIEVTGGEQRLMAILADKNIQEYLNVKEGHPILHLNRKLETSREGFFIYSQVYCNSEKYAIFGTF; from the coding sequence ATGCGTCTGAGCAAAAATTTACCTCAATACAAAGTTGTTTACGAAATTATACGTAAACATATATCAGATGGAGTATACTTAAAAGGTGACATCCTCCCATCGGAAAACGAGCTTTGTGCGGTGCATCAGACGACCCGCCCTACAATACGAAAGGCACTAGACCGTCTTGTACACGAAGGCTACATTAAAAAGAAACAAGGCAAAGGAAGTATTGTAATGGGCGTTCCGCAGGGTGTTGGAATTCTATCTTTATCGGGGACCACCAGCGCTGTTGGGCAGGAAAACCTGATTACGGAAATTATTGTAAAGCCGGAGATCCGGCAGTGGGACACTTCAAATCTTGCCTATCCATTGCTGAATAATGAAGAAGAATTTGGCTGCATCTATTTCGAACGACTGCGCATCATGAATAAGCAGCCCGTTTTTTACGATATTACCATGATGCCCAATATCAACCTGCGCCGTTTTATAAGCCGCAACCTCGAAAACAAGTCGCTGTTCAACATTTTGCGCACGATGTACGACATTGAGGTAACAGGTGGTGAGCAGCGTTTGATGGCTATTCTTGCCGATAAAAACATACAGGAATACCTAAACGTAAAAGAAGGGCACCCGATCCTGCACCTCAACCGCAAACTGGAAACCAGCCGTGAAGGATTTTTTATTTACAGCCAGGTGTATTGCAACAGCGAGAAGTATGCTATTTTCGGAACGTTTTAA